One segment of Nostoc flagelliforme CCNUN1 DNA contains the following:
- a CDS encoding IS630 family transposase, whose product MFANYTRTSFFVQSPIDLYGEAYDPKRPVVCFDECPYQLLEDVREPLPAEPEQPLRYDYEYKRKGSVNIFAFFQPLAGWRHLEVTQQRTKVDFALQMKNLVDIYHRDADVIRLVVDNLNTHNPASLYEVFSPEEARRIVQKLEFHYTPKHASWLNQVEIEFSVLSRQCLERRIKDVQTLSSEIATWEQQRNDASASVNWRFKTTDARRKMERLYPTMSPSKVELTEY is encoded by the coding sequence TTGTTCGCAAACTATACGCGAACCAGTTTTTTTGTCCAAAGTCCAATAGATTTATACGGCGAAGCTTACGATCCAAAACGTCCGGTAGTCTGTTTTGATGAATGTCCGTATCAATTGTTAGAAGACGTTAGAGAACCATTACCAGCCGAGCCAGAACAACCTCTTCGTTATGATTACGAGTATAAAAGAAAGGGTAGTGTCAATATATTTGCTTTTTTTCAACCCTTAGCGGGTTGGCGACATCTGGAAGTGACACAACAGAGGACAAAAGTGGATTTTGCTCTTCAAATGAAGAATTTGGTAGATATTTATCACCGCGATGCTGATGTTATTCGTCTAGTAGTCGATAACCTAAACACACATAATCCAGCATCTTTGTATGAAGTTTTTTCGCCTGAAGAAGCTCGTCGGATTGTTCAAAAATTAGAGTTTCACTACACACCAAAACATGCTTCTTGGTTAAATCAAGTTGAGATTGAATTCTCTGTTTTATCTCGACAGTGTTTAGAACGACGCATAAAAGACGTACAGACATTATCTTCTGAAATCGCCACTTGGGAACAACAACGGAATGATGCATCTGCCAGTGTAAATTGGCGCTTTAAAACCACTGATGCACGGAGAAAGATGGAGCGGTTATACCCAACCATGTCACCCAGCAAAGTTGAGTTGACAGAGTACTAG
- a CDS encoding IS630 family transposase (programmed frameshift): MAKKYTVNLSKEEVEKLRSLIKTGKSKARSMTRAHILLMAWEGEIDKAMPKAGYAYAECLRVHVSTVERTRARYVEGGIELAVQDRPHPPKQRKLDGEQEAFLIATACSKAPSGRNRWTMKLLAERIVSLNIVDSVSKETVRSYLKKNEIKPWLKEQWCIPKVDAEYVLRMEDLLDLYSQPYDPKHPVICFDERPYPLLEDVRERLPPEPEQPERYDYEYKRNGSVNLFAIFEPHKGWRHIEVTQQRTKKDFALQMKNLVDIHCLQAESIRLVVDNLNTHNPSALYEVFPPEEARRIVQKLEFHYTPKHASWLNQVEIEFSVLSRQCLERRIADVQTLSQEIAFWESDRNSQKASVNWRFKITDARKKMGRLYPDASPIKVRLADY, encoded by the exons ATGGCAAAGAAGTATACAGTAAATTTGAGTAAAGAAGAAGTAGAAAAACTGCGATCGCTAATCAAAACAGGCAAGAGTAAAGCAAGGAGTATGACTCGCGCCCATATACTGTTGATGGCATGGGAGGGAGAAATTGACAAAGCGATGCCGAAGGCGGGCTACGCCTACGCAGAATGTTTAAGAGTACACGTTTCAACCGTAGAGCGTACTCGTGCGAGATACGTAGAGGGAGGAATTGAATTAGCTGTACAAGACCGGCCTCATCCACCAAAACAACGAAAATTAGATGGTGAACAAGAAGCATTTCTGATTGCAACAGCTTGTTCTAAAGCACCATCAGGAAGAAATCGTTGGACGATGAAACTATTAGCAGAGCGCATAGTAAGTTTAAACATCGTAGATTCAGTCTCTAAAGAAACAGTTCGCTCCTATTTAAAAAAAA ACGAAATTAAACCTTGGTTAAAAGAACAATGGTGCATTCCCAAAGTGGATGCTGAGTATGTTTTACGGATGGAAGATTTATTAGATTTATACAGCCAACCATATGACCCAAAACATCCAGTAATTTGTTTCGATGAACGCCCATATCCTTTATTAGAGGATGTTAGAGAACGATTACCGCCCGAACCAGAGCAACCAGAGCGTTATGACTACGAGTATAAACGCAATGGAAGTGTCAATTTATTTGCAATTTTTGAACCTCATAAAGGTTGGCGACATATTGAGGTTACACAACAGAGAACAAAAAAAGATTTTGCTTTACAAATGAAAAATTTAGTTGACATTCATTGCCTACAAGCAGAATCTATTCGTTTAGTAGTTGATAACCTGAATACACATAATCCATCGGCTTTGTACGAAGTATTTCCACCAGAAGAAGCACGTCGGATTGTCCAAAAATTAGAGTTTCACTACACCCCCAAACATGCTAGTTGGTTAAACCAAGTTGAGATTGAATTTTCCGTTTTATCACGTCAGTGTTTGGAAAGGCGAATTGCTGATGTACAAACATTATCCCAAGAAATCGCCTTTTGGGAAAGCGATCGCAATTCTCAAAAAGCAAGTGTAAATTGGCGCTTTAAAATTACGGATGCACGTAAGAAAATGGGACGGCTATACCCAGATGCCTCACCCATCAAAGTTAGGTTGGCAGACTACTAG